Proteins encoded by one window of Cyclobacteriaceae bacterium:
- a CDS encoding HAMP domain-containing sensor histidine kinase encodes MRSRPLRDFIIGKTIIPSLKLYKQALLRGQIALMMFFTGIGYVGIDIAYSIYRNVPMYSLIAAVGLLAFFLNRARHYRLATIVITLSANIIIYLFAASEPPSSGVYIFFLPVALSSIVLFSYQEWYYAFGFVILGVTLFLLAFLSDFTILPEVPGTDATDDLYFLINYVIATTVSVLIIYFLININYHVEKSLRENESRLLQLTEELKQSNTELDRFVYSVSHDLRAPLSSLMGLVTLAEKTTNAEETATLLSMMRNRIDAQEKFIRDIIDYSRNARLNHDPEDTNLNDIIREIMDNLRYAEEVSSVKIKTDIPENYSLKTDKVRLKIVLNNLVSNALKYHDRHKAERYVRIQVQNENNHCEILVEDNGVGIKPDHHEKIFDMFYRASENSKGSGLGLYIAREAVKKLGGQITVESELGKGTRFRIILPKN; translated from the coding sequence ATGCGATCAAGACCGTTGCGGGATTTCATCATCGGAAAAACAATCATCCCTTCGCTCAAGCTGTATAAACAGGCATTGTTGCGGGGGCAGATTGCCTTGATGATGTTTTTTACCGGTATTGGTTATGTAGGAATTGACATAGCCTACTCGATATACCGCAACGTGCCGATGTATTCACTCATTGCTGCGGTTGGACTGCTTGCCTTTTTTTTGAACCGGGCCCGCCATTACCGCTTAGCCACTATCGTCATCACCCTTTCAGCCAATATCATTATCTATTTATTTGCGGCTTCTGAACCACCATCCAGTGGTGTTTATATTTTCTTTTTACCTGTCGCACTCTCTTCTATTGTTTTGTTTAGTTATCAGGAGTGGTATTATGCTTTTGGGTTTGTGATCCTTGGCGTAACCCTTTTTTTACTAGCCTTTCTATCCGACTTCACCATTCTGCCCGAGGTGCCTGGTACAGATGCTACTGACGATTTGTATTTTCTGATCAATTATGTAATCGCAACTACGGTTTCGGTATTGATTATTTACTTTCTCATCAACATCAATTACCATGTTGAAAAGTCGCTACGGGAAAATGAATCACGGCTACTTCAACTCACAGAAGAATTAAAACAAAGCAACACGGAGCTTGATCGGTTTGTATACAGTGTTTCGCACGATTTGCGTGCGCCCCTTAGTTCACTGATGGGCCTGGTAACACTTGCTGAAAAGACAACAAACGCAGAGGAAACCGCAACGTTGCTTTCCATGATGCGCAACCGCATCGATGCCCAGGAAAAATTCATTCGCGATATTATTGACTACTCCCGAAATGCACGACTGAACCACGACCCCGAAGACACAAACCTGAACGACATCATTCGGGAGATCATGGATAACCTGCGCTATGCTGAAGAAGTATCATCGGTAAAAATAAAAACCGACATTCCGGAAAACTATTCCCTGAAAACCGACAAAGTCCGCCTTAAAATTGTGCTGAACAACCTGGTTTCGAATGCACTGAAATATCACGATCGCCATAAGGCCGAACGTTATGTGCGCATACAGGTGCAAAATGAAAACAACCATTGCGAAATTCTGGTGGAAGACAATGGTGTTGGCATAAAGCCCGATCACCATGAGAAAATATTCGATATGTTTTACCGGGCATCCGAAAACTCAAAGGGATCGGGCCTCGGATTGTACATTGCCCGTGAGGCCGTAAAGAAGCTGGGAGGCCAAATCACTGTGGAATCGGAGCTGGGAAAGGGCACCCGATTCAGGATTATACTGCCTAAAAATTAA